A region from the Bactrocera dorsalis isolate Fly_Bdor chromosome 1, ASM2337382v1, whole genome shotgun sequence genome encodes:
- the LOC105223577 gene encoding uncharacterized protein LOC105223577 isoform X5, with product MAAVVRKKQDDKYLQVLRELVTNGGGNRQCFDCGQKGPTYVNMTIGSFVCTRCSGVLRGLTPPHRVKSISMATFTQDDVDFLKSHGNDECAKTWLGLWDPKRAVHQDQRELMIDKYERKRYYLEPASPLKSLTNAVSLKSGSVTAPAAGAGVEVATTSGVRATVATGNSSAATTSNGSSTYKSNGDGQIDFVHVSNGFGHIGHNTKNQYKNGERSFHLTPPSTQRTTMNGLHKSVTTTTVSAPNSSGKSTSAISRPQQHQQNGYSHLQDAFMPKNNNINNNGGNKNNELNVLHMTSSRMSDSSSSTSVNGFGADADFVADFGSANIFDATTTSARNKISSPPILNGGGNAISSNGYARIQPLKKQQQQYQLLNGHGQTNGNSSHGDTIDNGTTENFADFEHAPIFNAAANYSFIRKTVIKRCVGGQQKDTKDSKQNSVPSAKSSEVPTDIGSTPQSGSATEYELDKNLYADIRQATTHSDASESGTNGNLKSNTAVQQNVSATPIKPAKTVNSVEKPPTQALGSTMQNAVSELTSQLINSQSCPPDQCPVQQADYCGCCAPINCVPPSPNMCNQQALSQQPNQDQGDFCANNMPQMDWCQFANNPPFWPSNNPNMPGSTATTPDVAAAPKSLNAEPQQCPPIFCPQPQFYGPTGFATSCSPDMCTSPMNRQPPQVDATIAGLSYAALPQQTIINTAQNRPQSGCETNAEACLEPTPSYRSCTKGCMPSNSIPVGDPIIDPSCNLHSPYSNCFCSNWCYLPQLPGANLYWSDYCNYC from the exons TCGCGGTCTCACCCCACCACATCGAGTGAAATCAATTTCTATGGCTACATTCACACAAGACGATGTCGATTTTCTAAAAAGTCATGGAAATGATGAGTGCGCTAAAACTTGGCTGGGCCTTTGGGATCCTAAGCGAGCCGTGCATCAAGATCAGCGGGAATTGATGATTGACAAATATGAGCGAAAACGTTACTATTTGGAGCCAGCTAGTCCACTTAAGTCTTTGACGAATGCCGTTTCACTTAAAAGCGGTTCGGTGACAGCACCGGCGGCAGGGGCAGGAGTGGAAGTGGCGACAACATCTGGAGTAAGGGCGACAGTAGCAACAGGTAACTcctcagcagcaacaacatcaaacgGCAGCAGCACTTATAAGAGCAACGGTGATGGCCAAATAGATTTTGTACACGTGAGCAATGGATTTGGTCATATTGGGCACAATACTAAAAACCAATACAAAAATGGAGAGCGAAGCTTCCATCTGACGCCGCCCAGTACACAGCGTACCACCATGAATGGTTTGCATAAATCCGTCACTACGACAACGGTGTCCGCACCAAATAGCTCGGGCAAGTCAACGTCCGCCATAAGTCGTCctcaacaacatcaacaaaacGGCTATAGCCATTTGCAAGATGCGTTTATGccgaaaaacaataatattaataacaatggcggcaacaaaaataatgagcTCAATGTCTTGCATATGACATCCAGCCGAATGTCGGACAGTAGCAGTTCGACAAGTGTGAACGGTTTCGGGGCGGACGCAGACTTTGTTGCCGATTTTGGTTCGGCGAATATTTTCGATGCCACAACGACATCGGCCCGTAATAAAATAAGTTCGCCTCCAATATTAAATGGAGGTGGCAATGCGATATCGAGTAACGGTTATGCTAGAATACAACCTTTGaagaagcagcaacaacaataccaacTATTAAATGGTCATGGTCAGACGAATGGCAATAGCTCTCACGGCGATACAATCGACAATGGCACAACCGAGAATTTTGCCGACTTCGAACATGCGCCCATTTTCAATGCGGCTG CCAATTATagttttataagaaaaactGTGATAAAACGTTGCGTCGGTGGCCAGCAAAAAGACACCAAAGACAGTAAACAAAATTCTGTGCCAAGTGCGAAAAGTTCGGAAGTTCCCACCGATATTGGATCTACACCACAGTCTGGTTCAGCAACTGAGTATGAGttagataaaaatttgtatgccGACATCAGACAAGCCACAACACATTCTGATGCATCGGAGAGTGGCACCAATGGCAATCTTAAATCGAACACAGCAGTTCAGCAAAATGTCAGTGCTACTCCCATTAAACCGGCTAAAACCGTGAATAGtgtcgaaaagccaccaacacAAGCGCTTGGTTCAACAATGCAAAATGCTGTCAGTGAACTGACATCTCAACTGATAAACTCACAGTCCTGTCCACCGGACCAATGTCCAGTACAACAAGCCGATTATTGTGGTTGTTGTGCACCGATCAATTGTGTGCCGCCATCACCTAATATGTGTAATCAACAAGCTCTCAGTCAACAGCCGAATCAGGATCAGGGCGATTTCTGCGCTAACAATATGCCGCAAATGGATTGGTGTCAGTTTGCAAATAACCCACCCTTTTGGCCCTCAAATAACCCAAATATGCCAGGCAGTACAGCTACAACACCAGATGTTGCGGCCGCGCCAAAATCCCTCAATGCTGAGCCACAACAATGCCCACCCATATTTTGCCCCCAACCACAGTTTTATGGCCCGACAGGCTTCGCCACATCCTGCTCTCCAGATATGTGTACGTCGCCCATGAATCGGCAACCACCCCAAGTGGACGCAACTATCGCCGGTCTCAGTTATGCCGCATTACCGCAACAAACCATTATCAATACAGCTCAGAATCGACCACAAAGTGGATGTGAGACCAATGCTGAAGCATGTCTGGAACCAACACCATCGTACA GAAGTTGTACGAAGGGTTGTATGCCAAGTAATTCAATACCAGTGGGGGATCCAATAATAGATCCATCCTGCAATTTGCACTCACCTTATAGTAATTGCTTCTGTAGCAATTGGT GCTACCTACCTCAATTACCTGGTGCAAATTTATATTGGTCCGACTACTGCAATTATTGCTGA